Proteins encoded by one window of Blautia faecicola:
- a CDS encoding L,D-transpeptidase family protein, giving the protein MKKWSKKKKGVVIAAGVALLGLAGTYGYQVSVYQNHFLPGTRINELDCGKMTAKEAEDAYRKETETYQLTLTFRGDESETIAGKDFDYTYQDDGEIESFLKKQNPFLWMKYWFEQSEYELKSGIVYDEDKLEKKLNNLSHLSEESQEAPVDAKIVYKEDQFVVKKEKQGTTIDTDALGKAVEQALKEGEETLDVEQADGYVKPAVTKDSELLAKQKKQLNELANVQVTYELPEGEKVLNGNTVKKWLNLDEDGNYSLDQDKMNAKIKKYVKKLAEEVDTLGKERPFHTTSGLDVTVSGGNYGWKIDQKAEIKALKKNIKNRQQVTRKPEYSQEELYTDNYGLGDTYIEVNLTEQHLYYYKKGKVVLDTPFVSGRMTKDRFTPPGVYFLTYKQKDRILRGRPNASGQPSYQSHVNYWMPFNGGIGLHDASWRSSFGGTIYIYSGSHGCINLPGKKAAKIYEMIDKETPIVCVYNDGYKLHG; this is encoded by the coding sequence ATGAAAAAGTGGAGTAAAAAGAAAAAAGGGGTTGTGATAGCAGCAGGAGTGGCGCTGCTTGGTCTGGCGGGCACATACGGATATCAGGTTTCGGTATATCAGAATCATTTTCTGCCGGGAACCAGGATCAACGAGTTGGACTGTGGAAAAATGACAGCAAAAGAAGCTGAAGATGCATACAGAAAAGAAACAGAGACCTATCAATTGACACTGACATTCCGGGGAGACGAAAGTGAAACCATAGCGGGAAAGGATTTTGATTATACTTATCAGGATGATGGAGAAATTGAAAGTTTTTTAAAAAAACAGAATCCGTTTTTATGGATGAAATACTGGTTTGAACAGTCAGAGTATGAACTGAAAAGTGGGATCGTCTATGATGAAGACAAACTGGAAAAGAAGCTGAACAATCTTTCGCATCTGTCCGAAGAATCACAGGAAGCACCGGTGGATGCGAAAATCGTTTATAAAGAAGATCAGTTTGTAGTCAAAAAGGAAAAACAGGGAACGACGATCGATACGGATGCATTGGGAAAAGCAGTGGAGCAGGCATTGAAAGAGGGTGAAGAAACACTGGATGTGGAACAGGCAGACGGATATGTGAAACCTGCAGTTACCAAAGACAGTGAACTTCTTGCGAAGCAAAAAAAGCAGTTAAACGAACTGGCAAATGTACAGGTGACATATGAGCTTCCCGAGGGAGAGAAAGTTCTGAATGGAAATACGGTAAAAAAATGGCTGAATCTTGATGAAGATGGCAATTATAGTCTTGATCAGGATAAGATGAATGCGAAGATCAAAAAATATGTTAAGAAACTGGCGGAGGAAGTAGATACGCTTGGAAAAGAACGACCGTTTCATACGACTTCTGGGCTGGATGTGACGGTATCCGGCGGGAATTACGGCTGGAAGATCGATCAGAAAGCAGAGATCAAAGCGCTGAAAAAGAATATCAAAAACCGACAGCAGGTGACGAGAAAGCCAGAGTACAGTCAGGAAGAGCTGTATACAGATAACTATGGTCTGGGGGATACTTACATAGAAGTCAATCTGACGGAACAGCATCTGTATTATTATAAAAAAGGAAAAGTGGTTCTGGACACCCCGTTTGTGTCCGGAAGAATGACAAAAGACCGGTTTACTCCACCGGGAGTTTATTTCCTGACATATAAGCAAAAAGACAGAATCCTTCGGGGACGTCCCAATGCCAGCGGACAGCCAAGTTATCAGTCTCATGTAAATTACTGGATGCCATTTAACGGTGGAATCGGGCTGCACGATGCTTCCTGGAGATCGAGTTTCGGAGGAACCATCTATATTTACAGCGGTTCCCATGGCTGCATCAATCTGCCGGGGAAAAAGGCGGCGAAGATCTATGAGATGATCGATAAGGAGACGCCGATCGTGTGTGTGTATAATGACGGGTATAAGCTGCATGGGTAA
- a CDS encoding threonine/serine exporter family protein gives MTDMIIQSIGGIAAVYGFAGILGVPKKFLLWAGIDGGIGWFVYLLVGAMTHSELLGAFFGAAVISVGANVCARVFKTPVTMILIPANMTLVPGAGMYRIVYHILYPEGEQAAYYFQQTLLMAGMIAIAMFIVNIIWSSVTGAMKKRRDYRNEKVE, from the coding sequence ATGACAGACATGATCATACAGAGTATCGGCGGTATTGCCGCTGTGTACGGATTTGCCGGGATTCTCGGCGTACCGAAGAAGTTCCTTTTATGGGCGGGAATCGATGGAGGTATCGGCTGGTTTGTGTACCTGCTGGTGGGAGCAATGACACATTCGGAGCTTCTGGGAGCATTTTTCGGAGCAGCGGTGATATCTGTAGGCGCAAATGTGTGTGCAAGAGTATTTAAGACACCGGTGACGATGATATTAATTCCAGCGAATATGACACTGGTTCCGGGTGCGGGAATGTACCGGATCGTATATCATATTTTATATCCGGAGGGAGAGCAGGCGGCGTATTATTTTCAACAGACATTACTGATGGCAGGAATGATCGCGATTGCCATGTTTATTGTTAACATTATATGGAGTTCGGTAACGGGAGCCATGAAAAAAAGAAGGGATTACAGAAATGAAAAAGTGGAGTAA
- a CDS encoding threonine/serine exporter family protein, with protein MDYKLLLDTAVFAGDILMQNGAETYRVEDTVYRILQKSNLKTVQVLVMMTGFVATLDDPSMDSLTVVRRIQSHGTNLEKIDRVNQISREFCNDELTLEEAFKQMKALWKEKERLKIRLSAFAFLTGGFAVMFGSNWAEAIVAAVVGIVGAVVQFSCKKGHMHMFVENIVCSLSVAVAIGFLTAALPGTYDTDLLIISCIMPFVPGAAITNAVFDTLHGDYLSGLARAAEAFVIALAVAIGIGMGLFVTAAVLGR; from the coding sequence ATGGACTACAAGTTGTTACTGGATACAGCGGTGTTTGCCGGGGATATCCTGATGCAGAACGGGGCGGAGACATACCGGGTGGAAGATACGGTCTACCGGATCCTGCAGAAATCAAATCTGAAGACGGTGCAGGTACTGGTGATGATGACCGGATTTGTTGCCACGCTGGATGATCCTTCGATGGATTCGCTGACCGTTGTGCGACGGATCCAGAGTCATGGAACGAATCTGGAGAAGATCGACCGGGTAAATCAGATATCCAGGGAGTTTTGTAATGATGAACTTACGCTGGAAGAAGCGTTTAAACAGATGAAGGCACTGTGGAAAGAGAAAGAACGGCTGAAGATCCGGCTGTCGGCGTTTGCCTTTCTGACCGGAGGATTTGCCGTGATGTTCGGCAGCAACTGGGCGGAGGCGATTGTGGCGGCCGTTGTAGGAATTGTGGGAGCGGTGGTACAGTTTTCCTGTAAAAAGGGGCATATGCATATGTTTGTGGAAAATATCGTGTGTTCGTTATCTGTGGCGGTTGCCATCGGTTTTTTGACGGCGGCACTTCCGGGAACATATGATACAGACCTTCTGATCATCAGCTGTATCATGCCGTTTGTTCCGGGCGCGGCTATTACCAATGCGGTCTTTGATACGCTGCATGGAGACTATCTTTCCGGACTTGCAAGGGCGGCTGAAGCTTTTGTGATCGCACTGGCGGTTGCAATCGGTATCGGTATGGGACTGTTTGTGACGGCAGCAGTTCTTGGAAGATAG